A stretch of Manis javanica isolate MJ-LG chromosome 1, MJ_LKY, whole genome shotgun sequence DNA encodes these proteins:
- the RDH14 gene encoding retinol dehydrogenase 14, translating into MAVATLAAVLAALGGALWLAARRFSVQRLPGGGDSGLMHGKTVLITGANSGLGRATAAELLRLGARVIMGCRDRVRAEEVAGQLRRELLQAGDPEPGPSAGGAGELVVRELDLASLRSVRAFCQEMLQEEPRLDVLINNAGVFQCPYMKTEDGFEMQFGVNHLGHFLLTSLLLGLLKSSAPSRIVVVSSKLYKYGDINFEDLNSEQSYSKSFCYSRSKLANILFTRELARRLEGTNVTVNVLHPGIVRTNLGRHIHIPLLVKPLFNLVSWAFFKTPAEGAQTSIYLASSAEVEGMSGKYFGDCKEEELLPKATDESVARKLWDISEVMVGILK; encoded by the exons ATGGCTGTGGCTACCCTCGCGGCAGTATTGGCTGCACTAGGCGGGGCCCTGTGGCTGGCGGCCCGGCGGTTCAGCGTACAGCGGCTGCCCGGAGGCGGGGACTCCGGCCTCATGCACGGAAAGACCGTGCTGATCACGGGGGCAAACAGCGGCCTGGGCCGAGCCACGGCCGCCGAGCTGCTGCGCTTGGGGGCGCGGGTGATCATGGGCTGCCGGGACCGCGTGCGCGCCGAGGAGGTGGCGGGTCAGCTCCGCCGCGAGCTCCTCCAGGCCGGCGACCCCGAGCCAGGCCCCAGTGCCGGTGGGGCTGGCGAGCTCGTCGTCAGGGAGTTGGACCTCGCCTCCCTGCGCTCGGTGCGGGCCTTCTGTCAGGAGATGCTCCAG GAAGAGCCTAGATTGGACGTCTTGATCAATAATGCAGGGGTCTTCCAGTGCCCTTACATGAAGACCGAAGATGGGTTTGAGATGCAGTTTGGAGTGAACCATCTGGGGCACTTCCTACTCACCAGTCTTCTCCTTGGACTCCTCAAAAGTTCAGCACCCAGCAGGATTGTGGTAGTTTCTTCCAAACTTTATAAATATGGAGATATCAACTTTGAAGACTTAAACAGTGAACAAAGCTACAGTAAAAGTTTTTGTTACAGTCGGAGCAAACTGGCTAACATTCTCTTTACCAGAGAACTAGCCCGCCGCTTGGAAGGCACAAACGTCACTGTCAATGTATTACACCCTGGTATTGTGCGAACTAATCTGGGGAGGCATATCCACATTCCTCTGTTGGTCAAACCACTTTTCAATTTGGTGTCATGGGCCTTCTTCAAAACTCCAGCAGAAGGTGCCCAGACTTCAATTTATCTAGCCTCGTCAGCAGAGGTAGAAGGTATGTCAGGGAAGTACTTTGGCGACTGTAAAGAGGAAGAACTATTGCCCAAAGCTACGGATGAGTCTGTTGCAAGAAAACTCTGGGATATCAGTGAAGTAATGGTTGGCATATTAAAATAG